The Winogradskyella schleiferi genome has a window encoding:
- the rpe gene encoding ribulose-phosphate 3-epimerase, with protein sequence MASKLIAPSMLAADFGNLQRDTEMVNNSVADWFHIDVMDGHFVPNISYGMPIIAAIKKHAKKPLDVHLMIEKPERYIEEFAKVGADIITVHYESTVHLHRTLRQIKDAGCKAGIVLNITTPLNVLEDILPECYMILLMSINPGFGGQKFEDVTYKRVKNLRKMINDQGLDTRIEVDGGVTDKNIKKLVDAGADTFVAGSHVFKSDNPTSTIKTLKGIANS encoded by the coding sequence ATGGCTTCAAAATTAATTGCTCCATCAATGCTTGCCGCCGATTTTGGCAATCTTCAACGTGATACAGAAATGGTGAATAATAGCGTTGCCGATTGGTTTCATATCGACGTTATGGACGGGCATTTTGTGCCTAATATATCTTATGGCATGCCTATTATTGCAGCTATTAAAAAGCATGCAAAGAAACCATTGGATGTTCATTTAATGATTGAAAAACCGGAACGTTATATTGAAGAATTCGCTAAAGTTGGCGCAGATATCATAACAGTTCATTATGAATCTACCGTTCATTTGCACCGCACTTTGAGGCAGATAAAAGATGCAGGCTGCAAAGCTGGCATTGTACTTAATATTACGACGCCACTTAATGTTTTAGAAGATATTCTTCCCGAATGTTATATGATTTTGTTAATGTCAATTAACCCTGGATTCGGTGGGCAAAAGTTTGAAGATGTGACCTATAAACGTGTAAAAAACCTTCGAAAAATGATAAACGACCAAGGTTTAGATACTCGTATTGAAGTTGATGGCGGCGTCACAGATAAAAACATCAAAAAACTGGTTGATGCTGGTGCAGACACTTTTGTAGCCGGCAGTCATGTCTTTAAAAGTGACAATCCGACGTCGACCATCAAAACCCTAAAGGGTATAGCGAATTCTTAA
- a CDS encoding CBS domain-containing protein — protein MKTLEPISTIMSTDIIALNRDDDLEKAELLFKRHKIRHIPVVKEEVVIGMLSYTDLLRISFADAVDETETEVDTLVYNMFTIDQVMVKNVVTVTSDTTIKDVAKILATQEFHALPVVDNGLLVGIVTTTDLINYLLKQL, from the coding sequence ATGAAAACTCTAGAACCGATTTCTACAATAATGTCAACCGATATCATTGCGCTCAATAGAGACGATGATTTGGAAAAGGCAGAATTATTATTCAAAAGACATAAAATCAGACATATTCCTGTAGTTAAAGAGGAGGTTGTCATTGGTATGTTAAGCTATACTGACCTGTTAAGGATAAGTTTTGCTGATGCTGTTGATGAAACCGAAACGGAAGTCGATACTTTAGTCTATAATATGTTTACCATAGATCAAGTGATGGTTAAAAATGTAGTAACGGTGACTTCTGATACTACAATTAAGGATGTAGCTAAAATACTGGCAACACAAGAATTTCATGCATTACCTGTTGTAGATAACGGTTTGTTGGTTGGTATCGTCACGACTACGGATTTAATTAATTATTTGTTGAAGCAGTTATAA
- a CDS encoding GumC family protein, which produces MNQAQENNYQKSKDQGEFIKGEFRKYLSYWYWFVLGAILAFIGAYIYLRYTPKVYTAAAKIKILNKTKGLEMPSSAFIFNRSNINLENEIEILKSYRIIENVVDRLDLTMRFYEEGNVLTTEINHLPFNIIKTISNDSIYNGFAYRIDVKPESFEVTSSGTGKTFVFPEFNTTKFNHNLPFELSLDNRNNIGEISGKTFIVRFSSVQSVTNALKGRVNISMLGKNSDLLQLNYTSQSKALNERILNTLIEVFNDDGISDRQDVSRRTIEFIDKRFALLARELDSIEVGIKDYKQKNNLITLESDAELGITQRTLSEEELFEIDRQLMVSDLLKETIETPNPDSGLLPANIGIDNTSINGLVDNYNALVFERDNLITSAGENNPNVIVLNSKLKDVKSNIIASIDSYSKQLSASRTQLMRKNKRFSSQVYSLPAKEKAMADINRQREIKQSLYLFLLQKREESAINLAITEPSIKVVEYAISNGTPISPNSRNTYLLAIVMGLAVPFGIIYVFLLLDTKIKGREDINHLNSKVPIVGEIPKIKTGQLIFKDPEDNSALAEAFRILSSNVDYLLPPRNDGKGKVIYCTSTIKGEGKTYISLNLSLALSSINKKVLLIGADLRNPQIHVHIQEEKHKPGLSNYLHDINYNWKDALINGFEKHPNHHIILSGSIPPNPAHLLTNGRFTKLIEEAKDEYDYIIVDTAPTILVTDTMLISQLADATIYLARANYTEKNLLKYSRDLFESGKLKNMAYVINSVDTNKSYGYGYNYGYNYGYGSKE; this is translated from the coding sequence ATGAATCAAGCTCAAGAAAACAACTACCAAAAAAGCAAGGATCAAGGGGAGTTTATAAAAGGCGAGTTCCGTAAATATTTGAGCTATTGGTATTGGTTTGTTTTAGGCGCCATATTAGCATTTATTGGTGCCTACATATATTTAAGATATACACCCAAGGTCTATACTGCCGCTGCCAAGATAAAAATATTAAATAAAACAAAAGGTTTAGAAATGCCATCGTCTGCATTTATATTTAACCGTTCTAATATTAATCTTGAAAATGAAATTGAAATTCTTAAGTCCTATCGGATTATAGAAAATGTAGTAGATCGATTGGATTTAACCATGCGATTTTATGAAGAGGGGAATGTTCTGACGACGGAAATCAATCATTTACCGTTTAATATTATCAAGACCATTAGTAACGATAGTATTTATAATGGATTTGCGTATAGAATTGATGTAAAACCTGAGTCATTTGAAGTAACGTCGTCAGGGACTGGAAAAACCTTCGTATTTCCAGAATTTAATACCACTAAATTTAATCACAATCTTCCTTTTGAGTTAAGTTTAGATAACCGAAATAATATAGGAGAAATTAGTGGCAAGACTTTTATTGTAAGGTTTTCATCGGTTCAAAGTGTAACAAATGCTTTAAAAGGACGAGTAAATATAAGTATGCTGGGTAAAAACAGTGATTTACTTCAATTGAATTATACAAGTCAGAGCAAGGCTTTAAACGAACGTATTCTTAACACGTTAATTGAGGTATTTAATGATGACGGCATCAGTGATCGTCAGGACGTTTCCAGACGCACAATAGAATTTATAGATAAGCGTTTTGCTCTTTTAGCTAGGGAATTAGATTCTATAGAGGTTGGCATCAAGGATTATAAGCAAAAAAACAACTTAATTACATTAGAGTCAGATGCAGAATTGGGTATCACTCAACGTACCTTATCTGAAGAAGAATTATTTGAAATAGATAGGCAATTGATGGTATCTGATCTTCTTAAAGAAACCATTGAGACACCTAATCCTGATTCAGGGTTATTACCAGCAAATATAGGAATCGATAATACGAGTATAAATGGCTTAGTTGATAATTACAATGCACTCGTTTTTGAACGTGATAATTTAATTACCAGTGCAGGTGAAAATAATCCTAACGTCATCGTTTTAAATTCTAAATTGAAAGACGTCAAATCTAATATTATAGCTTCCATTGATTCTTATTCTAAACAATTGAGCGCTTCTAGAACACAATTGATGCGTAAAAATAAGCGATTTTCTTCTCAAGTTTATAGTTTACCTGCTAAGGAGAAAGCAATGGCAGACATCAATAGACAACGTGAGATTAAGCAAAGTTTATACCTTTTTCTTCTTCAAAAAAGAGAAGAATCGGCAATCAATCTAGCAATTACGGAACCATCCATAAAAGTGGTTGAATATGCTATTTCTAACGGAACTCCAATCTCACCTAATTCTAGAAACACCTATTTATTGGCAATTGTAATGGGTTTAGCGGTTCCATTCGGAATTATTTATGTCTTTTTACTGTTAGATACTAAAATAAAAGGAAGAGAAGATATTAATCATTTAAATTCTAAGGTGCCTATTGTTGGAGAGATTCCGAAAATAAAAACAGGCCAACTTATTTTCAAGGATCCAGAAGATAATTCTGCGTTAGCTGAGGCATTTCGGATTTTAAGTTCTAATGTGGACTATTTACTTCCACCCAGAAATGATGGAAAAGGAAAAGTTATTTATTGTACATCTACCATCAAAGGAGAGGGTAAAACCTACATTAGCCTGAATTTATCCTTAGCCTTATCAAGTATAAATAAGAAAGTTTTACTAATTGGTGCAGATCTAAGAAATCCACAGATTCATGTACATATTCAAGAGGAAAAACATAAACCAGGGTTGTCTAATTATCTTCATGATATCAATTATAATTGGAAAGACGCCCTGATCAATGGTTTTGAAAAACATCCTAACCATCATATTATTTTGTCAGGAAGTATTCCACCTAATCCAGCGCATTTGTTGACTAACGGACGCTTTACAAAACTAATTGAAGAAGCAAAGGATGAGTATGATTATATAATCGTTGATACTGCACCAACAATATTGGTAACTGATACCATGTTAATTTCTCAATTGGCTGATGCCACTATATATTTAGCTCGCGCTAATTATACGGAGAAAAATCTTTTAAAATATTCGAGAGATTTATTTGAATCTGGAAAATTGAAAAACATGGCCTACGTGATTAATAGTGTAGATACCAATAAATCTTACGGTTATGGTTATAACTATGGCTATAACTACGGCTACGGAAGTAAAGAATAA
- a CDS encoding polysaccharide biosynthesis/export family protein, whose product MSKYFYCLLCCALIFSCTSKKEILYLQDADQYNKNEIVYSSSIIQPNDVLRINVSALIPESAIPYNKSSNNTSGNSLELMQLEGYLVSEKSTINFPILGVLSVAGMTVQDFSKFLIQKLEDEGHLKNPTVEVRLVNAKVTILGEVNGPGTYTFAEQNITLLQALGYAGDLTINGKREDIKIMRYENGVQHIAHIDLTSADWLNGPYNFIKPNDTIIVDPNNPKVKSAGFIGNVGTLLSVVSILFTTVVLITK is encoded by the coding sequence ATGTCAAAGTACTTTTATTGTCTATTATGCTGCGCTCTAATATTTTCGTGCACAAGCAAAAAAGAAATTCTTTATTTACAAGATGCGGATCAATATAACAAGAACGAGATTGTTTATTCAAGTTCTATTATTCAACCGAACGATGTATTGCGTATTAACGTCAGCGCATTGATACCAGAATCGGCGATTCCTTATAATAAATCCTCCAACAACACTTCTGGTAATAGTTTAGAATTAATGCAGTTGGAGGGTTATTTAGTTTCTGAAAAATCAACAATCAATTTCCCAATTTTAGGCGTCTTGTCTGTGGCAGGAATGACAGTTCAGGATTTTTCTAAGTTTCTTATACAGAAATTAGAGGATGAAGGTCACTTAAAAAACCCTACAGTAGAGGTAAGACTAGTAAATGCTAAAGTGACAATTTTAGGCGAAGTTAATGGGCCTGGAACCTATACTTTTGCAGAGCAGAATATTACATTATTACAGGCTCTAGGTTATGCAGGTGATTTAACTATTAATGGTAAGCGTGAGGACATAAAAATTATGCGATATGAAAATGGAGTCCAGCATATAGCGCATATCGATTTAACATCAGCTGATTGGTTAAACGGGCCGTATAATTTTATTAAACCCAATGATACCATAATCGTTGATCCTAATAATCCAAAAGTAAAAAGTGCTGGTTTTATAGGTAATGTGGGAACCCTACTTTCCGTAGTTTCAATTCTATTTACTACCGTCGTTTTAATCACAAAATAA
- a CDS encoding glycosyltransferase family 4 protein, which yields MIKELLENFNPLDYIGWLVLIASTISFVVSFSSYPAIILVALKKNLMDKSSDRSSHKGTVPNLGGIGIYLSIVVSITITGATLDTKILLLILGGITILFFLGLKDDILILSPRKKFIGQLLAAFLLIVFTDTRIHGLSGIFEITIMPYWLSVLFTLFVYLLIINAFNLIDGVDGLAGMLALMASSFFGIVFYLYNDISMLVLAASAIGALVPFLVFNFSKRRKMFMGDSGSMILGFIIAVFAVRFIDASEGSGSSLFHTSSPIISVAILFFPLLDTLRIFFIRIVVHKKSPFSADNNHLHHRFLSCGFSHIQTTATIVSINIVLIFISYFGRNLDINWQLLLLLASGAILYSLYFLYDWLKGR from the coding sequence ATGATAAAAGAATTACTTGAAAATTTTAATCCATTAGATTACATTGGATGGCTAGTTCTTATTGCATCTACCATATCCTTTGTGGTGTCATTTTCTAGTTATCCGGCCATTATTTTAGTGGCATTAAAGAAAAATTTAATGGATAAGTCAAGTGATAGAAGTAGTCACAAGGGTACAGTTCCTAATTTAGGTGGTATTGGAATATATTTGAGTATCGTGGTTTCAATTACAATTACAGGCGCAACCTTAGATACTAAAATCTTACTGTTAATCTTAGGTGGCATAACCATTTTATTCTTTCTAGGTTTAAAAGATGATATTTTAATTTTATCCCCACGCAAAAAGTTCATAGGTCAATTGTTAGCGGCTTTTTTATTAATTGTGTTTACAGATACACGTATCCATGGCTTATCTGGGATTTTTGAAATTACGATAATGCCTTATTGGCTTTCCGTTTTATTTACACTCTTCGTCTATCTTTTAATTATTAATGCTTTTAACCTTATTGATGGCGTAGATGGGTTAGCAGGTATGTTAGCGTTAATGGCATCTTCTTTTTTTGGCATTGTATTCTATTTATATAATGATATAAGTATGTTAGTTTTGGCCGCTTCGGCTATTGGTGCACTAGTTCCATTTTTGGTTTTTAATTTTTCAAAACGAAGAAAAATGTTTATGGGAGATTCGGGCTCAATGATTTTAGGCTTTATCATTGCTGTATTTGCCGTAAGGTTTATTGATGCTTCAGAAGGTTCTGGTTCAAGTCTATTCCATACATCTTCACCGATTATTAGTGTGGCTATATTGTTTTTTCCATTATTGGACACCTTAAGAATTTTCTTTATAAGAATAGTGGTTCATAAAAAAAGTCCTTTTTCGGCAGATAACAATCATTTGCATCATCGCTTTTTAAGCTGTGGTTTTTCACATATTCAAACAACTGCAACCATTGTAAGTATAAATATTGTTTTAATTTTTATTTCTTACTTTGGCAGAAACTTGGATATCAACTGGCAATTGTTACTATTACTTGCTTCTGGAGCTATATTGTACTCCTTGTATTTTCTTTATGATTGGTTAAAGGGAAGATAG
- a CDS encoding glycosyltransferase family 2 protein: MKVSLITATYNSESTINTCMESVLNQTYKNIEYIVIDGVSSDGTLSYIEEKSKAYPQIIYSSAKDMGIYDALNKGIEKATGDIIGLVHSDDFLADNNVIETIVNTFKNENADGVYGNLHYIAFENTDKVIRNWVGKQFRPKLLTQGWMPAHPTLYLKKDVYEKYGTFNLSYKIAADYDFILRIFKQPQLKFYYLPKTIVKMRVGGASNRSLKNIIQKTNEDYRAINANEIGSWKTILIKNVSKLKQFIS, encoded by the coding sequence ATGAAAGTTTCTTTAATAACGGCGACATACAACAGCGAGTCAACCATAAACACTTGTATGGAATCTGTCCTTAATCAAACCTATAAGAATATTGAATATATAGTAATAGATGGTGTTTCTAGTGATGGCACTTTAAGTTATATAGAGGAAAAGTCTAAAGCATATCCACAAATCATATACAGTTCAGCTAAAGATATGGGTATTTATGATGCATTGAATAAAGGCATTGAAAAAGCCACTGGAGATATCATTGGTTTGGTACATTCTGATGATTTTTTAGCAGATAATAATGTCATTGAAACTATTGTTAATACGTTTAAAAATGAAAACGCTGATGGTGTTTATGGTAACCTTCATTATATTGCTTTTGAAAATACGGATAAAGTAATTAGAAACTGGGTGGGTAAACAATTTAGACCTAAGCTTTTAACACAAGGTTGGATGCCAGCACACCCAACGCTTTATTTGAAAAAGGATGTTTACGAAAAATATGGAACTTTTAATCTTTCTTATAAAATAGCGGCTGATTACGATTTTATTTTACGTATATTTAAACAACCACAACTTAAATTTTATTACCTACCCAAAACGATTGTAAAAATGAGAGTAGGCGGCGCCAGTAACAGAAGTTTAAAGAATATTATTCAAAAAACTAATGAGGACTACCGAGCTATTAATGCAAATGAAATTGGAAGTTGGAAGACTATACTTATTAAAAATGTTTCAAAATTGAAGCAGTTTATATCCTAA
- a CDS encoding WcaF family extracellular polysaccharide biosynthesis acetyltransferase: MLWYVISLLFFEGGWNISSGLKIVLLRTFGAKIGQGVVIKPRISIKYPWKLQIGNYCWIGENVWIDNLDQVTIEDHVCISQGALLICGNHDYKKSSFDLFVAPISLKEGSWVGAKSIVSPGVTLNSHAVLSLGSVATMDLEAYGIYSGNPATRVKTRKIEQP; this comes from the coding sequence ATGCTCTGGTATGTGATAAGTTTGCTCTTTTTTGAAGGCGGTTGGAATATCTCTTCAGGATTAAAAATAGTCCTTTTAAGAACCTTTGGAGCCAAAATAGGTCAAGGTGTGGTGATCAAACCTAGAATATCAATTAAATACCCTTGGAAACTTCAAATAGGAAATTATTGTTGGATTGGAGAGAATGTTTGGATAGACAATCTTGATCAAGTAACTATTGAAGATCATGTTTGTATTTCGCAGGGAGCGCTTTTGATATGCGGTAATCATGACTATAAAAAATCAAGTTTTGATTTATTTGTAGCACCTATTTCTTTGAAAGAGGGGAGTTGGGTCGGAGCTAAATCTATTGTATCTCCTGGAGTGACCTTAAATAGCCATGCGGTTCTTAGCTTAGGATCCGTTGCTACCATGGATTTAGAGGCCTATGGTATTTATAGTGGAAATCCTGCAACTAGAGTGAAAACACGTAAAATTGAACAACCATAA
- a CDS encoding UDP-glucuronic acid decarboxylase family protein — translation MKRILVTGGAGFVGSHLCERLLKEGNEVICLDNYFTGSKQNIEHLMDHHYFELVRHDIINPYMIEVDEIYNLACPASPVHYQYNPIKTIKTSVMGAINMLGLAKRVGAKILQASTSEVYGDPTVHPQPESYWGNVNPIGLRSCYDEGKRCAETLFMDYHTQNEVAIKIIRIFNTYGPRMHPQDGRVVSNFIMQALKGDDITIFGAGNQTRSFQYVDDLVEGTIRMMESRDGFVGPVNIGNPIEFTMLELAEIVIELTNSKSKIIHLPLPQDDPMQRQPVIDLAKKELNGWEPKVHLREGLGKTITYFDGLIKSNKA, via the coding sequence ATGAAACGAATTTTAGTTACTGGTGGTGCTGGTTTTGTTGGCTCACATCTCTGTGAACGCTTACTGAAGGAAGGGAACGAAGTCATATGTTTAGATAACTATTTTACCGGATCCAAACAGAACATTGAACATCTAATGGATCATCATTATTTTGAATTGGTGCGTCATGATATTATCAATCCCTATATGATTGAGGTCGATGAAATTTATAACCTAGCATGTCCTGCTTCACCAGTCCATTATCAGTATAACCCGATTAAAACCATTAAAACATCTGTAATGGGCGCTATTAATATGCTAGGTTTGGCCAAGCGTGTAGGCGCAAAAATATTACAAGCGTCTACTAGCGAAGTTTACGGAGATCCTACTGTACATCCACAACCGGAGAGTTATTGGGGCAATGTTAACCCTATAGGCTTACGTTCTTGCTATGATGAAGGTAAGCGGTGTGCGGAAACGTTGTTTATGGATTACCATACGCAAAATGAGGTCGCTATTAAAATTATTAGAATATTCAATACCTATGGGCCACGCATGCACCCTCAAGACGGACGCGTAGTTTCTAATTTTATAATGCAAGCTTTAAAAGGGGATGATATTACCATATTTGGAGCGGGAAATCAAACACGGAGTTTCCAATATGTGGATGATCTTGTAGAAGGTACAATACGTATGATGGAAAGTAGAGATGGCTTTGTTGGGCCTGTGAATATTGGAAATCCAATAGAATTCACCATGTTGGAACTGGCCGAAATAGTAATAGAATTAACGAATTCAAAATCAAAAATTATTCATTTGCCATTGCCTCAAGATGATCCTATGCAACGTCAACCCGTTATTGATTTAGCGAAAAAAGAATTGAATGGATGGGAACCAAAAGTGCATCTAAGAGAAGGTTTAGGCAAAACAATTACCTATTTTGATGGACTTATAAAATCGAACAAGGCGTAG
- a CDS encoding glycosyltransferase family 4 protein, producing MKLKLWIFIDWYLPAYKAGGPIQSIANLVSRLKDEFDISIITSNSDLGELLDLDPKSLNTWVKKDGYQVMYLDAEHQTKKYLKKLFKAHTFDAVYFNSLFSVKFTILPFWLLRNEPVRRVLATRGMLGAGALAIKPLKKKLFLGFIKRLNLHKKVIWHATAQSEIDEIKMHFGTGRKIILAPNLSAITHNNFSEKNKIENHINIFFLSRISYKKNLIGALDVLSKIQSKYKVQFHIIGPIDDNDYWQKCEVKIKELPKNISTNYLGAIPNGELSNYLSKEHLLLLPTFHENFGHVIMESWQNGCPVIISDQTPWRNLKDDKLGYDLSNTSETDFIKAIEHLCGMSQDEYNKWSKSAFHFAKTFIENPKVLEQNKSLFLNA from the coding sequence ATGAAATTAAAACTTTGGATATTTATTGATTGGTATTTACCAGCATATAAAGCTGGTGGACCCATACAATCCATTGCCAATTTGGTCAGTCGATTAAAAGATGAATTCGATATCAGTATAATTACATCGAATTCAGACTTAGGTGAATTATTAGACTTAGATCCAAAATCCCTGAATACATGGGTGAAAAAAGACGGATATCAAGTGATGTATTTGGATGCTGAACATCAAACTAAGAAGTATTTAAAAAAACTTTTTAAAGCCCATACCTTTGATGCTGTTTATTTTAACTCCTTGTTTTCCGTTAAGTTTACAATACTTCCGTTTTGGCTTTTAAGAAATGAACCTGTTAGAAGAGTTTTAGCGACTCGAGGTATGTTAGGTGCAGGAGCACTAGCCATAAAACCTTTAAAAAAGAAGCTTTTTTTAGGGTTTATTAAACGCCTGAATCTACATAAAAAAGTAATATGGCATGCCACGGCCCAAAGTGAAATTGATGAGATTAAAATGCATTTTGGAACAGGTAGAAAAATTATATTAGCCCCAAATCTTTCCGCAATAACCCACAATAACTTTTCGGAAAAAAATAAAATAGAAAATCACATTAACATTTTTTTTCTCTCACGTATATCCTATAAAAAAAATTTAATTGGAGCACTGGATGTGCTCTCAAAAATTCAATCAAAATATAAGGTTCAGTTTCATATCATTGGCCCAATAGATGATAATGATTATTGGCAAAAATGTGAAGTGAAGATAAAAGAATTGCCAAAAAATATTAGTACAAATTATCTTGGTGCTATTCCAAATGGTGAATTATCAAATTATTTATCTAAAGAGCATCTATTACTGTTGCCAACGTTTCATGAGAATTTTGGGCATGTAATTATGGAGTCTTGGCAAAATGGTTGCCCTGTAATTATATCGGACCAAACACCTTGGCGAAATTTAAAAGATGATAAGTTAGGGTATGATCTTTCTAATACTAGTGAAACTGATTTTATCAAAGCCATAGAGCATTTATGCGGTATGTCTCAAGATGAGTATAACAAGTGGTCAAAATCGGCGTTTCATTTTGCTAAGACATTTATTGAGAACCCGAAGGTATTAGAACAAAATAAAAGCTTATTTTTGAACGCTTAA
- a CDS encoding glycosyltransferase family 4 protein: MKETITYIFRKPDPKFKSIEGVFNHIKAMIGLQTKTSTMHLKSLGGGLSTLWSNVSTFKRDKDTIYHITGDVHYMALVTGKKTVLTIHDVNSILKRDVIKKLYLKLFWFWLPAICVKRITVISNFTKLELEKIIPFAKHKISVVNNPVNELFAFSDYNFNQSQPRILLIGTKPNKNLEMVLKALSTIPSEIVLIGKPTDVQKKLVATLDLNFESRFNLSINEVVEEFKKSDLLCFASTYEGFGMPIIEAQAVGRPVITSNLGAMKEVAADTAYLVNPHDLNSIRLGVKEIIENRPLRQDLIKKGLQNVERFKSENVAKEYMHIYRDVSSGN, translated from the coding sequence ATGAAAGAGACCATCACTTATATATTTAGAAAACCAGATCCAAAATTCAAAAGTATTGAAGGTGTTTTTAACCACATTAAAGCAATGATTGGTCTACAGACAAAAACATCCACAATGCATCTTAAATCATTAGGAGGAGGACTTAGTACCTTATGGTCTAACGTATCGACGTTTAAAAGAGATAAGGACACCATATATCATATTACAGGAGACGTCCATTATATGGCTTTAGTTACAGGCAAAAAGACGGTGTTAACTATCCATGATGTTAACTCGATTTTAAAAAGGGATGTTATAAAAAAACTGTATTTAAAGTTGTTTTGGTTTTGGTTACCCGCAATATGTGTAAAACGTATTACCGTAATTTCAAATTTCACTAAACTGGAACTTGAAAAAATTATACCATTTGCCAAACATAAAATAAGCGTAGTTAATAATCCTGTGAACGAATTATTCGCTTTTAGTGATTATAATTTCAACCAATCACAGCCTAGAATTTTATTGATAGGCACCAAACCTAATAAAAACTTGGAGATGGTTTTAAAAGCGCTATCTACCATTCCTTCCGAAATAGTACTAATTGGTAAACCGACAGATGTACAAAAAAAATTAGTAGCTACCTTAGATTTAAATTTTGAATCACGCTTCAATTTGTCAATTAATGAAGTCGTAGAAGAATTTAAAAAATCTGATCTATTGTGTTTTGCTTCTACCTACGAAGGGTTTGGTATGCCTATAATTGAAGCTCAGGCAGTTGGGAGACCAGTAATAACATCTAACTTAGGCGCTATGAAGGAAGTTGCGGCAGACACTGCGTATTTAGTAAACCCACATGATTTAAACTCTATAAGACTGGGAGTTAAGGAAATAATTGAGAATAGACCATTAAGACAGGATTTAATAAAAAAAGGCTTACAAAATGTGGAACGTTTTAAGTCTGAAAACGTCGCAAAGGAGTATATGCATATTTACCGAGATGTCAGTTCCGGTAATTGA